In Janthinobacterium sp. 67, a genomic segment contains:
- a CDS encoding AAA family ATPase: MPDSRQHPPAAAAQTLQSVRSLFDIDSDLLVPVFTERDPHVPDIDPAYRFNKDVTLAILAGFTHNRRVMVQGLHGTGKSTHIEQVAARLNWPCVRVNLDGHISRLDLVGKDAIVLREQQQVTQFQEGIVPWSLQRPVALIFDEYDAGRPDVMFVIQRILERDGKFTLLDQNRVITPHPHFRLFATSNTVGLGNLNGMYHGTQVLNHAQIDRWNIVATLNYLPQEEETQIVLARVPAMDDEAGRQLAASMVAVASLTRHGYAAGDLACLMSPRTVITWAENCQIFRDPALAFRLSFLNKCDEAERPMVAEYYQRCFNEDLLASQA, translated from the coding sequence GTGCCAGATTCACGCCAACATCCCCCCGCCGCAGCGGCGCAAACCTTGCAGTCCGTGCGCAGCCTGTTCGATATCGACAGCGACCTGCTCGTGCCCGTCTTCACGGAGCGCGACCCGCACGTGCCCGACATCGACCCCGCCTACCGCTTCAACAAGGACGTGACCCTGGCGATCCTCGCCGGCTTCACCCACAACCGCCGCGTGATGGTGCAGGGCTTGCACGGCACGGGCAAGTCCACGCATATCGAACAAGTGGCGGCGCGCCTGAACTGGCCTTGCGTGCGGGTCAACCTCGACGGCCACATCAGCCGCCTGGACCTGGTCGGCAAGGACGCCATCGTGCTGCGCGAACAGCAGCAGGTGACGCAATTCCAGGAAGGCATCGTGCCCTGGTCCCTGCAACGGCCCGTGGCCCTGATCTTCGACGAGTACGATGCGGGCCGCCCCGACGTGATGTTCGTCATCCAGCGCATCCTCGAGCGCGACGGCAAGTTCACCCTGCTCGACCAGAACCGCGTCATCACGCCGCACCCCCACTTCCGTTTGTTCGCCACGTCGAATACCGTGGGCCTGGGCAACCTGAACGGCATGTACCACGGCACGCAAGTGCTCAACCACGCGCAGATCGACCGCTGGAATATCGTTGCCACATTGAACTATCTGCCGCAGGAGGAAGAAACCCAGATCGTCCTGGCGCGTGTCCCCGCCATGGACGACGAGGCGGGCCGCCAGCTGGCCGCCAGCATGGTGGCTGTGGCCAGCCTCACGCGCCACGGCTATGCGGCGGGCGACCTGGCCTGTCTGATGTCGCCGCGCACGGTGATCACGTGGGCGGAAAACTGCCAGATCTTCCGCGACCCGGCCCTGGCCTTCCGCCTGTCCTTCCTCAACAAATGCGACGAGGCAGAGCGGCCCATGGTGGCCGAGTATTACCAGCGCTGTTTCAATGAGGATTTGCTGGCGAGCCAGGCATGA